From the Gymnogyps californianus isolate 813 chromosome 2, ASM1813914v2, whole genome shotgun sequence genome, one window contains:
- the CSPG5 gene encoding LOW QUALITY PROTEIN: chondroitin sulfate proteoglycan 5 (The sequence of the model RefSeq protein was modified relative to this genomic sequence to represent the inferred CDS: inserted 1 base in 1 codon), whose protein sequence is MAPAAARPRTALALALLLALGALASEWPPQNTTEAKGRDWEGSLESSPPQWDPASRDPPGGPSNGTSPGGAMADGEPPAGPHLEPPRGGTATTTDPAAMPEGCTGCXGEGDASALPPKAGSAEDGQAAVTWPGDGGTVAVALGSPEEPGSGERPTRASLPSPGVFGGLTAAPPSPPGPQLATDSDKSDLLLVAGGSAAPRTPVLGDPSPVPGTAGDLGRPPELWVATSSPAPAQGARGRTDLTWLEVEEPVTAAPGPAEPPADRTASEIIDVDYYDLFEGGEGLGGFPGGGRGAAGSARQREPEGVATPWALHELYDDFTPFDEADFYPTTSFYADGDEEDELEEDEEEEEEEEDGGLEDENGYRPPASAVPGAKPAPRDPQPTGRRAVAPPQPSGVAGGSPTAWPRPGERGQPENGTECRSGYVRHNSSCRSVCDLVPSYCHNGGQCYLVESHGAFCRCNTQDYTWHKGTRCEAIVTDFQVMCVAVGSAALVVLLLFMLTVFFAKKLYLLKTENSKLRKTKYRTPSELHNDNFSLSTIAEGSHPNDDPSAPHKLQDSLKSCLKDEEPFNIHNSTSPKHDGGKGEQDGGELNCLQNNLT, encoded by the exons ATGGCCCCCGCGGCTGCCCGGCCCCGCACcgccctggccctggccctgctgctggcgCTCGGCGCCCTCG CATCCGAGTGGCCCCCCCAAAACACCACCGAGGCCAAGGGGAGAGACTGGGAGGGCtccctggagagcagccccCCGCAGTGGGACCCGGCGAGCAGAGACCCCCCGGGGGGGCCCAGCAATGGCACCAGCCCCGGGGGGGCCATGGCGGATGGCGAGCCCCCGGCAGGACCCCACCTAGAGCCCCCCAGGGGGGGCACGGCCACCACCACGGACCCGGCGGCGATGCCGGAGGGGTGCACGGGGT GCGGGGAGGGCGATGCCAGCGCTCTGCCCCCCAAAGCCGGCTCGGCGGAGGATGGCCAGGCGGCTGTGACCTGGCCCGGTGACGGGGGGACGGTGGCGGTGGCACTCGGCAGCCCCGAGGAGCCGGGGAGCGGCGAGCGGCCCACACGagcctccctgcccagcccggGGGTTTTTGGGGGGCTCACGgccgccccgccgagccccccTGGCCCGCAGCTCGCCACCGACTCGGACAAATCCGACTTGCTGCTGGTGGCCGGGGGCTCGGCCGCGCCGCGGACCCCCGTGCTGGGTGACCCCAGCCCCGTGCCAGGCACCGCGGGGGACTTGGGGCGTCCCCCGGAGCTCTGGGTGGCCACAtccagcccggccccggcacAGGGGGCTCGTGGCCGGACGGATCTGACCTggctggaggtggaggagcccGTCACCGCTGCCCCGGGCCCGGCCGAGCCGCCGGCTGACCGGACGGCCTCAGAGATCATCGACGTTGACTACTATGACCTGTTTGAGGGGGGCGAGGGACTGGGGGGCTTCCCCGGGGGTGGCCGGGGGGCGGCCGGCTCGGCGCGGCAGCGGGAGCCGGAGGGGGTGGCCACGCCGTGGGCCCTCCACGAGCTCTACGACGACTTCACGCCCTTCGACGAAGCCGATTTCTACCCCACCACCTCCTTCTATGCCGACGGGGACGAGGAGGACGAgctggaggaggatgaggaggaagaggaggaggaggaagacggGGGGCTGGAGGACGAGAACGGCTACCGGCCGCCCGCCTCGGCCGTGCCCGGTGCCAAGCCAGCGCCGCGGGACCCCCAACCCACCGGCCGCCGTGCCGTGGCCCCGCCGCAGCCCTCCGGCGTCGCGGGAGGCAGCCCCACGGCGTGGCCgcggccgggggagcggggccagcCGGAGAACGGCACTGAGTGCCGGAGCGGTTACGTGCGGCACAACAGCTCCTGCCGCTCCGTCTGCGACCTCGTCCCCAGCTACTGCCACAACGGCGGCCAGTGCTACCTGGTGGAGAGCCACGGGGCCTTCTGCCG GTGCAACACGCAGGACTACACGTGGCACAAGGGCACGCGCTGCGAGGCCATCGTCACCGACTTCCAAGTGATGTGCGTGGCCGTGGGCTCGGCCGCCCTcgtggtgctgctgctcttcatgCTCACCGTCTTCTTCGCCAAGAAGCTCTACCTGCTCAAGACGGAGAACAGCAAACTGCGCAAGACCAA ATACCGCACCCCGTCCGAGCTGCACAACGACAACTTCTCCCTCTCCACCATCGCCGAGGGCTCCCACCCAAAC GATGACCCCAGCGCTCCCCACAAGCTGCAGGACTCCCTGAAATCCTGCCTGAAGGACGAGGAGCCATTTAACATCCACAACTCGACGTCGCCCAAGCACGACGGCGGCAAAGGGGAGCAGGACGGCGGCGAGCTCAACTGTCTGCAGAACAACCTGACgtga